The following proteins are encoded in a genomic region of Anabas testudineus chromosome 13, fAnaTes1.2, whole genome shotgun sequence:
- the ets1 gene encoding protein C-ets-1 isoform X2 has protein sequence MIMTAAVDMKPTLTIIKAEKMDDLLVHGSQYPECGDVPLLTPGSKEMMSQALKATFSGFTKEQQRLGIPKDPRQWTENHVAEWLTWTVNEFSLKNVDFDKFCMNGASLCAMGKERFLDLAPDFVGDILWEHLEMLQKEDTKHYPINGLTSNFQESRYTSDYFVSYGVEHAQCVPPSEYSEPGFITESYQTLHPISSEELLTLKYESEYPAVILRDTPLNPLQGDYFSVKQEVVSPDNMCVGRLSRGKLGGQDSFESIESFESCDRLTQSWSSQSSFSSLQRVPSYDSFDSEDYPTALHGHKPKGTFKDYVRERSDLSKDKPVIPAAALAGYTGSGPIQLWQFLLELLTDKSCQSFISWTGDGWEFKLSDPDEVARRWGKRKNKPKMNYEKLSRGLRYYYDKNIIHKTSGKRYVYRFVCDLKSLLGYTPEELHAMLDVKPDTDE, from the exons ATCCGGAGTGTGGAGATGTCCCCCTGCTAACTCCAGGAAGTAAAGAGATGATGTCGCAGGCTCTGAAGGCTACCTTTAGTGGCTTCACAAAGGAACAGCAGCGGCTGGGTATTCCCAAAG ATCCCAGACAGTGGACAGAAAACCATGTGGCTGAGTGGCTAACGTGGACAGTGAATGAGTTCAGTCTGAAGAACGTTGATTTTGACAAATTCTGTATGAATGGAGCTAGCCTGTGTGCGATGGGGAAAGAACGATTCCTGGACTTAGCTCCTGACTTTGTGGGTGACATCCTTTGGGAACATTTAGAAATGCTTCAGAAAG AAGATACAAAACATTACCCCATCAATGGACTGACCTCCAACTTCCAGGAGTCCCGTTATACCTCAGACTACTTTGTCA GCTACGGTGTTGAGCATGCTCAGTGTGTCCCTCCTTCTGAATACTCAGAGCCTGGCTTCATCACAGAGTCCTATCAAACACTTCATCCCATCAGTTCAGAGGAATTGCTGACGCTTAAATATGAGAGTGAATACCCTGCTGTCATCCTACGGGACACGCCTCTCAACCCGCTGCAGGGAGACTACTTTTCTGTGAAACAGGAGGTGGTATCCCCTGACAACATGTGTGTGGGACGCCTCAGCAGAG GTAAGCTAGGTGGCCAGGACTCCTTTGAGAGCATTGAGAGCTTTGAGAGCTGTGACCGACTGACCCAGTCGTGGAGCAGCCAGTCTTCATTCAGCAGTCTGCAGCGGGTACCTTCATATGACAGCTTTGACTCAGAAGACTACCCCACTGCTTTGCACGGCCACAAGCCCAAGGGCACTTTCAAAGACTATGTGAGGGAGCGCTCAGACCTCAGCAAGGATAAACCTGTCATCCCAGCAGCAGCCCTGGCAGGATACACAG GCAGCGGCCCCATCCAGCTGTGGCAGTTTCTACTAGAGCTGCTGACCGACAAGTCTTGCCAGTCCTTCATCAGCTGGACAGGCGACGGCTGGGAGTTCAAACTTTCTGACCCTGATGAG gTCGCCCGGAGGTGGggcaaaaggaaaaacaagccCAAGATGAACTACGAGAAGCTGAGCCGTGGCCTACGCTACTACTATGACAAGAATATCATCCACAAGACATCGGGAAAACGCTACGTCTACCGCTTTGTCTGTGACTTAAAAAGCCTACTGGGGTACACTCCTGAGGAGCTGCATGCAATGTTGGACGTAAAGCCTGATACGGACGAGTGa
- the ets1 gene encoding protein C-ets-1 isoform X3 produces the protein MIMTAAVDMKPTLTIIKAEKMDDPECGDVPLLTPGSKEMMSQALKATFSGFTKEQQRLGIPKDPRQWTENHVAEWLTWTVNEFSLKNVDFDKFCMNGASLCAMGKERFLDLAPDFVGDILWEHLEMLQKEDTKHYPINGLTSNFQESRYTSDYFVSYGVEHAQCVPPSEYSEPGFITESYQTLHPISSEELLTLKYESEYPAVILRDTPLNPLQGDYFSVKQEVVSPDNMCVGRLSRGKLGGQDSFESIESFESCDRLTQSWSSQSSFSSLQRVPSYDSFDSEDYPTALHGHKPKGTFKDYVRERSDLSKDKPVIPAAALAGYTGSGPIQLWQFLLELLTDKSCQSFISWTGDGWEFKLSDPDEVARRWGKRKNKPKMNYEKLSRGLRYYYDKNIIHKTSGKRYVYRFVCDLKSLLGYTPEELHAMLDVKPDTDE, from the exons ATCCGGAGTGTGGAGATGTCCCCCTGCTAACTCCAGGAAGTAAAGAGATGATGTCGCAGGCTCTGAAGGCTACCTTTAGTGGCTTCACAAAGGAACAGCAGCGGCTGGGTATTCCCAAAG ATCCCAGACAGTGGACAGAAAACCATGTGGCTGAGTGGCTAACGTGGACAGTGAATGAGTTCAGTCTGAAGAACGTTGATTTTGACAAATTCTGTATGAATGGAGCTAGCCTGTGTGCGATGGGGAAAGAACGATTCCTGGACTTAGCTCCTGACTTTGTGGGTGACATCCTTTGGGAACATTTAGAAATGCTTCAGAAAG AAGATACAAAACATTACCCCATCAATGGACTGACCTCCAACTTCCAGGAGTCCCGTTATACCTCAGACTACTTTGTCA GCTACGGTGTTGAGCATGCTCAGTGTGTCCCTCCTTCTGAATACTCAGAGCCTGGCTTCATCACAGAGTCCTATCAAACACTTCATCCCATCAGTTCAGAGGAATTGCTGACGCTTAAATATGAGAGTGAATACCCTGCTGTCATCCTACGGGACACGCCTCTCAACCCGCTGCAGGGAGACTACTTTTCTGTGAAACAGGAGGTGGTATCCCCTGACAACATGTGTGTGGGACGCCTCAGCAGAG GTAAGCTAGGTGGCCAGGACTCCTTTGAGAGCATTGAGAGCTTTGAGAGCTGTGACCGACTGACCCAGTCGTGGAGCAGCCAGTCTTCATTCAGCAGTCTGCAGCGGGTACCTTCATATGACAGCTTTGACTCAGAAGACTACCCCACTGCTTTGCACGGCCACAAGCCCAAGGGCACTTTCAAAGACTATGTGAGGGAGCGCTCAGACCTCAGCAAGGATAAACCTGTCATCCCAGCAGCAGCCCTGGCAGGATACACAG GCAGCGGCCCCATCCAGCTGTGGCAGTTTCTACTAGAGCTGCTGACCGACAAGTCTTGCCAGTCCTTCATCAGCTGGACAGGCGACGGCTGGGAGTTCAAACTTTCTGACCCTGATGAG gTCGCCCGGAGGTGGggcaaaaggaaaaacaagccCAAGATGAACTACGAGAAGCTGAGCCGTGGCCTACGCTACTACTATGACAAGAATATCATCCACAAGACATCGGGAAAACGCTACGTCTACCGCTTTGTCTGTGACTTAAAAAGCCTACTGGGGTACACTCCTGAGGAGCTGCATGCAATGTTGGACGTAAAGCCTGATACGGACGAGTGa
- the ets1 gene encoding protein C-ets-1 isoform X5, with protein sequence MIMTAAVDMKPTLTIIKAEKMDDPECGDVPLLTPGSKEMMSQALKATFSGFTKEQQRLGIPKEDTKHYPINGLTSNFQESRYTSDYFVSYGVEHAQCVPPSEYSEPGFITESYQTLHPISSEELLTLKYESEYPAVILRDTPLNPLQGDYFSVKQEVVSPDNMCVGRLSRGKLGGQDSFESIESFESCDRLTQSWSSQSSFSSLQRVPSYDSFDSEDYPTALHGHKPKGTFKDYVRERSDLSKDKPVIPAAALAGYTGSGPIQLWQFLLELLTDKSCQSFISWTGDGWEFKLSDPDEVARRWGKRKNKPKMNYEKLSRGLRYYYDKNIIHKTSGKRYVYRFVCDLKSLLGYTPEELHAMLDVKPDTDE encoded by the exons ATCCGGAGTGTGGAGATGTCCCCCTGCTAACTCCAGGAAGTAAAGAGATGATGTCGCAGGCTCTGAAGGCTACCTTTAGTGGCTTCACAAAGGAACAGCAGCGGCTGGGTATTCCCAAAG AAGATACAAAACATTACCCCATCAATGGACTGACCTCCAACTTCCAGGAGTCCCGTTATACCTCAGACTACTTTGTCA GCTACGGTGTTGAGCATGCTCAGTGTGTCCCTCCTTCTGAATACTCAGAGCCTGGCTTCATCACAGAGTCCTATCAAACACTTCATCCCATCAGTTCAGAGGAATTGCTGACGCTTAAATATGAGAGTGAATACCCTGCTGTCATCCTACGGGACACGCCTCTCAACCCGCTGCAGGGAGACTACTTTTCTGTGAAACAGGAGGTGGTATCCCCTGACAACATGTGTGTGGGACGCCTCAGCAGAG GTAAGCTAGGTGGCCAGGACTCCTTTGAGAGCATTGAGAGCTTTGAGAGCTGTGACCGACTGACCCAGTCGTGGAGCAGCCAGTCTTCATTCAGCAGTCTGCAGCGGGTACCTTCATATGACAGCTTTGACTCAGAAGACTACCCCACTGCTTTGCACGGCCACAAGCCCAAGGGCACTTTCAAAGACTATGTGAGGGAGCGCTCAGACCTCAGCAAGGATAAACCTGTCATCCCAGCAGCAGCCCTGGCAGGATACACAG GCAGCGGCCCCATCCAGCTGTGGCAGTTTCTACTAGAGCTGCTGACCGACAAGTCTTGCCAGTCCTTCATCAGCTGGACAGGCGACGGCTGGGAGTTCAAACTTTCTGACCCTGATGAG gTCGCCCGGAGGTGGggcaaaaggaaaaacaagccCAAGATGAACTACGAGAAGCTGAGCCGTGGCCTACGCTACTACTATGACAAGAATATCATCCACAAGACATCGGGAAAACGCTACGTCTACCGCTTTGTCTGTGACTTAAAAAGCCTACTGGGGTACACTCCTGAGGAGCTGCATGCAATGTTGGACGTAAAGCCTGATACGGACGAGTGa